The genomic interval ACACCCAGGAGAGACCATGCCCGGACCGCCCACGTGGGAAGAAGCCCGCCTCCACGTTACCGAGGAACTGGATCGCTACGACGAGTGGCTGAGAAACCTCGAGCGGCGCACCCAGCATCTGGAGGCCAGCAAGGCCGTCACCGACCTGCGCTTTGCACTGGCCGCGGCCCTGGCGAGCTCGGCGCTCACCGGCGCCGTGGCGATTCTCGTCTACTTCGTGACGCGCGGGGGATGGTGATGCTCATCGAAAACGATCCGACCCGACTCTCACCGGCGCTCCACGCAATCTGGCTGGAGGTGTGCGCCCGCGTCCTGCGCGAGCGCGGCTGGCACCTGTTCCTTACGCAGACTCACCGCGATCAGGAGGCCCAGGCGCTGGCATTCAGTCAGGGAAAGTCCCGCGCCCGCTGGGGCGAGAGCTGGCACAACCTCGAGCCCGCGCTCGCGCTCGACTTCGCGGTGGTGAGCGATTTTACGAAAATCCCTACCCGTCGCTGGTCGATGCCGGGCGCCTTCGACTGGGACGAGCGCAAGCTCGCCTTCGTCGGGCGCGTGGCCGAGCAGTGCGGTCTTGTCTGGGGCGGGCGATTTACGGGCGTCCGGGATCTGCCTCATCTGCAGGGCCCGGCCGCTGCCGCACCAGG from Chrysiogenia bacterium carries:
- a CDS encoding M15 family metallopeptidase, which gives rise to MLIENDPTRLSPALHAIWLEVCARVLRERGWHLFLTQTHRDQEAQALAFSQGKSRARWGESWHNLEPALALDFAVVSDFTKIPTRRWSMPGAFDWDERKLAFVGRVAEQCGLVWGGRFTGVRDLPHLQGPAAAAPGESWHALSPSGREARVAEEIASRHSQVFELHPRKNFSNRFPSP